The proteins below are encoded in one region of Aspergillus nidulans FGSC A4 chromosome III:
- a CDS encoding uncharacterized protein (transcript_id=CADANIAT00005380): MVGGDHRSLIESIYNAPANLLSVVACSGSAVGQCLSPAKFDILVPTSSRIASTKLPTSANTSPTLISSNCYGKTAAKQKMAARPQTAKKSKRDRKKAWKKDPWKGKVADLSHPPYRKAKMEGKLPGPNPDEHVRPSVPTSNHVARAAQRMKYWPERQRLSPIQSPELDAPTLVNGKELGLPELNRDAKPALNPVDRIPPTRFPRVYVGDNAPTPRWLIRPVRPVTNHESAHNSSSESGSAASGFSSASGSSRLLPLGRLRWEFDPGPAAKHGQDEARLHEYAYRYLQNSLRDPIVREEMRNMIWNSPYALVVANVEDPLPIPPPPPHFKDQRPSDYAALREAISASNPDDYHFKYPDYARPSLAARTYGHQDTYKSRKSSVDSQSSAVSHGSSSTGESSRTRASSSSSISIVHKELSPVYQHEFDDDTNHYLKRGQKVGFKAKIKTKEKNQTESFLSKPPRRGRGRPTKSDIDFLDVPTLEELSSAEPPRKKRAGVEKPARDMWRPLSETFSEEEDIITPKAPKITSKNAAKAKMDGAILNKRTGGWLVSVYAEYESCLPCWQELISFPTLEDTKSGQIPADYAKHDLGTYLVCAEVAKRQEQLALGWLSASVIHPHGFLPTRRPGYSEGVIPREYSALLLGSRGQTLRAVSDITKMRARTLLLRVSIFSAALALQPSAPGPAPYTEPYRPQYHFTPAQNWINDPNGLLYHNGTYHMFYQYNPGGVAHEAMSWGHATSQDLTHWDERPVALTARGFPGKNISEQFFSGSAVYDVDNSSGYGNGMGTAAPMVAMYTSFYVYGQTLPSGKKVRASQQSQSLAYSLDSGETWTTDDAVNPILLQPPHPYESQYKEWRDPNVFWHAPTKKWILTTALSDLHKLLIYTSTDLKNWTLASEFGPYNAVGGVWECPSFFPLPVDNDESNVKWVAIIGLNPGGPPGTVGSGNQYILGQFNGTHFLPDAESLHEQGEANWLDYGPDFYAALVYNGLPEFQRTVIAWMSNWQYAEKVPTTVWRNAMTIPRRLGLKTINGKVLVVQEPEANWAAIMSKPQTTRILSLPANSTRNLGSLGKTLAANLTFSAGEQNGSSFGISLLATQNFTTQTLIGYNFATKHIFVDRRASGNTSFDETFASVYRAPLEPADDGTVTLRIFADWSSVEVFGGQGETTLTAQVFPPEGATHARLFANGAGVEDVLLSVSKVGSVWN, from the exons ATGGTTGGTGGTGATCATCGCTCCTTGATAGAGTC GATCTACAACGCTCCTGCAAATCTGCTTAGTGTGGTTGCTTGCTCTGGGTCCGCGGTTGGCCAGTGCTTGAGTCCAG CGAAGTTTGATATTCTTGTGCCAACATCTTCGAGGATCGCTTCTACAAAGCTTCCGACATCTGCCAATACATCGCCAACCCTAATAAGCAGTAACTGCTACGGCAAGACTGCAGCTAAACAG AAGATGGCTGCTCGTCCACAAACCGCAAAAAAGTCAAAGCGAGATAGAAAGAAGGCCTGGAAGAAGGATCCatggaaggggaaggtgGCAGACTTGAGTCATCCTCCTTACCGAAAAGCAAAAATGGAGGGAAAACTCCCCGGGCCTAATCCTGACGAGCATGTTCGCCCATCGGTGCCCACATCTAACCACGTTGCGCGCGCTGCACAGCGGATGAAATACTGGCCAGAGAGACAACGCCTAAGCCCCATTCAGTCTCCCGAACTGGATGCGCCGACTCTAGTTAATGGCAAAGAATTGGGATTACCGGAACTAAACAGGGACGCTAAGCCAGCGCTGAACCCCGTCGACAGAATCCCGCCCACACGCTTTCCGAGGGTCTATGTTGGGGATAATGCACCTACACCGCGCTGGCTGATTCGACCGGTCCGCCCAGTGACCAACCATGAGTCGGCACACAATTCGTCTTCAGAAAGCGGATCCGCAGCAAGCGGCTTCTCATCCGCGTCAGGTAGCTCCCGCCTTCTACCATTAGGACGGCTGCGCTGGGAATTCGACCCTGGCCCAGCTGCCAAACACGGGCAGGACGAGGCCCGACTACACGAATATGCCTACCGATATCTCCAGAACTCTCTCCGTGACCCAATTGTCCGAGAGGAAATGAGGAACATGATCTGGAACAGCCCGTATGCGCTTGTTGTCGCGAATGTTGAGGACCCGTTACCtattccacctccaccaccgcaTTTCAAGGACCAGAGACCCTCAGATTATGCGGCCCTTCGAGAGGCAATATCTGCATCAAATCCTGACGACTATCACTTCAAGTATCCTGACTATGCGCGGCCGTCACTAGCAGCTAGAACATACGGACATCAAG ACACTTATAAAAGCCGCAAGTCAAGCGTAGATTCTCAGAGTTCGGCCGTCTCCCATGGCAGCTCTAGCACCGGCGAAAGCTCCCGTACCCGGGCCAGCAGTAGCTCAAGCATCAGTATTGTGCACAAAGAGCTCTCGCCAGTTTACCAGCATGAATTTGACGATGACACGAATCACTACCTCAAACGCG GGCAAAAGGTAGGGTTTAAAGCCaagatcaagaccaaggaaaagaaccagaCAGAGTCCTTCCTTTCAAAACCGCCTAGACGAGGCAGAG GACGGCCAACGAAAAGCGACATAGATTTCTTGGATGTACCAACGCTCGAAGAGCTGTCCAGCGCAGAACCACCGCGGAAGAAACGTGCAGGAGTGGAGAAGCCAGCAAGAGATATGTGGAGGCCACTCTCGGAAACCTTctctgaggaggaagatataaTAACCCCAAAGGCCCCCAAAATAACAAGCAAGAACGCTGCGAAAGCAAAGATGGATGGGGCGATACTGAACAAGCGAAC TGGTGGCTGGTTGGTGTCTGTATATGCTGAGTATGAGTCGTGCCTTCCTTGCTGGCAAG AGCTG ATATCCTTCCCAACCCTCGAGGATACCAAGTCCGGACAAATTCCGGCGGATTATGCAAAGCATGATCTTGGAACTTACTTAG TGTGTGCCGAAGTAGCAAAGCGGCAGGAGCAATTGGCTCTGGGCTGGCTCTCGGCATCCGTAATCCACCCCCACGGGTTTCTCCCCACTCGGCGTCCCGGGTATTCCGAGGGGGTCATACCACGAGAGTACTCCGCACTTCTACTGGGTTCCCGGGG ACAAACACTACGCGCGGTCAGCGACATCACCAAAATGCGCGCCCGcactctcctcctcagaGTCAGCATCTTCTCAGCGGCACTCGCTCTTCAACCATCAGCACCAGGCCCAGCTCCTTACACCGAACCTTACAGACCTCAATACCACTTCACCCCTGCTCAAAACTGGATCAACGACCCTAACGGCCTGCTCTACCACAATGGCACCTACCACATGTTCTATCAGTATAATCCGGGCGGAGTCGCGCACGAGGCAATGTCCTGGGGTCATGCAACGAGCCAGGACTTAACGCATTGGGATGAGCGGCCTGTTGCGTTGACGGCCAGGGGTTTTCCCGGCAAGAACATATCAGAGCAGTTTTTCAGTGGCAGTGCGGTTTATGACGTGGATAACTCCAGCGGATATGGAAATGGAATGGGAACGGCTGCTCCTATGGTTGCCATGTATACGTCTTTC TATGTCTACGGCCAGACGCTTCCCAGCGGCAAGAAGGTCCGCGCAAGCCAACAATCTCAATCATTGGCATACAGTCTCGACTCTGGCGAAACATGGACTACTGATGACGCTGTGAATCCCATCCTCTTACAGCCTCCGCACCCTTACGAATCTCAGTATAAAGAATGGCGTGACCCTAATGTCTTCTGGCACGCGCCTACAAAAAAGTGGATTCTGACAACTGCACTGTCCGATCTGCACAAACTCCTTATCTACACCTCGACTGATCTCAAGAACTGGACGCTCGCTAGCGAGTTCGGTCCCTATAATGCCGTCGGTGGAGTCTGGGAGTGTCCTAGTTTCTTCCCGCTACCTGTAGACAACGATGAGTCGAACGTGAAATGGGTCGCGATCATCGGCCTGAACCCCGGCGGTCCACCGGGGACAGTGGGATCTGGAAACCAGTATATTCTAGGCCAATTTAACGGGACTCATTTTCTTCCGGACGCCGAAAGTTTGCATGAGCAAGGAGAGGCGAATTGGCTCGATTATGGACCGGACTTTTATGCGGCGCTCGTTTATAATGGCCTGCCGGAGTTTCAGCGTACTGTTATTGCATGGATGAGTAACTGGCAGTATGCCGAGAAGGTCCCGACGACGGTTTGGCGCAACGCAATGACTATTCCAAGACGCCTTGGTCTTAAGACTATCAATGGAAAGGTGCTAGTTGTTCAAGAACCGGAAGCAAACTGGGCTGCTATCATGAGCAAGCCACAAACCACGCGTATTTTGTCTCTCCCGGCAAATAGCACGCGTAACCTAGGGTCTCTAGGGAAGACACTTGCTGCTAATCTCACCTTCTCTGCCGGAGAACAAAATGGCTCTTCCTTCGGAATCTCCCTTTTGGCAACCCAGAACTTCACAACCCAGACCCTTATCGGCTATAACTTCGCCACGAAGCACATCTTTGTCGATAGACGGGCATCAGGAAATACCTCTTTTGACGAGACATTTGCGTCCGTTTATCGTGCCCCGCTTGAACCAGCGGATGATGGGACTGTGACGCTTAGGATATTCGCAGACTGGTCGAGTGTTGAAGTCTTTGGAGGGCAGGGAGAAACCACTCTCACAGCCCAGGTTTTCCCGCCCGAGGGAGCGACACATGCAAGGCTCTTTGCCAACGGTGCCGGTGTGGAGGACGTGCTACTGAGTGTGAGTAAGGTTGGGTCTGTTTGGAACTGA